One Centroberyx gerrardi isolate f3 chromosome 6, fCenGer3.hap1.cur.20231027, whole genome shotgun sequence genomic region harbors:
- the LOC139923318 gene encoding mediator of RNA polymerase II transcription subunit 13-like — protein sequence MSSCFVPNGASLEDCHSNLFCLADLTGIKWRRFVWQGPTSSPILFPVTEEDPILCSFSRCLVADVLSVWRRHHTPGRRELWLFWWGDDPSFAELIHNELSSEEDGEWESGLSYECRTLLFKAIHNLLERCLMNRSFVRIGKWFVKPYQKEEKPINKSEHLSCAFTFFVHGDSNVCTSVEIAQHQPLQRLSEEHLSLAQQSSSPLQVILSPYGLNGTLTGQAFKMSDHPTQKLIEEWRQFYPISPSPKEVQEDKMEDTDWEDDSVAAVEVLVAGVRMVYPACLVLIPLSDLPAVVPQGSANTSGSLCGAQQGQAAHRDPAMSSVTLTPPTSPEEAQTDYQPAQRWLKLSSASDGYSSNSGGLHGGKIPRRLASQVVESVWQECNINRAENKRKFSTLTNGTCEEEADKTGLWDFVESTHRAHCNCSRHKNQKQRSSSTSGHPPSSGQPPQPAPKHKLGEKLEKGEKQQKRPQTPFHHRSSVSEEQSLEPQAQRLCLRSQDEGSYPSLHHVDTAPSKAPTLHTHGPPADLAGSPQPPPLSPHPCDHAEGDPGAMKSSSTPIHQPFYPPSVEPCLLPQKASSEEPQLEPMSMPVPFPPAYTETLEPTVFVGSAINPHEDSTHNPWKYFNLPRKKASDFLTPQLPVDKIRDDSGGGGGTDSVVSVTELMSGSTQPLKVSQELVKTYAQRRNSHLASASGDGEHSEEPDPYAFVEGDEEFSFTEKKDKAGAEREGGKKHKGDDVIGTSADDGQGSSGSKPSASTSLIHENDLAVSFSDLDKIFNSDEDELAPGSRRAGVGTEDKFGCKEAKPATLDPLSCISSADLHQMFPTPPSLEQHIIGYSPMNPGGKEYGSLEAGAGLNLLDGSQLNNHFKMEVEEGFCSPKPSEIKDFSFVYKPEACQPFIGCTMYAPLKALPSQCLLPIKLPEDCVYTPSWTLGKMELIPPVSSMTLLTKDSNIPSVEPDYSQSYTPQTHTPFMSNSAPPSNSGAGILPSPATPRFSVPTPRTPRTPRTPRGPSSVQGSLKYDNSDLYSPASTPSTCRPLSSVEPATVPSIPEAHSLYVTLILSESVMNLFKDCNFDSCCVCVCNMNIRGADVGVYLNDNGEAQYPCTCGFSAVTNRRFGQSAGLFLEDELDVVGRGSDASRDTERSFEELRATSMHKASSLKEKPPDELILLLQDQCTNPFAPMAGVEYPKPVSAAPSSFLRVEERDCYNDCYMALEHGRQFMDNMSGGKVDETLVKSTCLHQWPKRKSTDMSKLFSQDVLRVLLSLQPVLQDTIQKKRSVRSWGVQGPLTWQQFHKMAGRGSYGTDESPEPLPIPTFLVGYEYDFVVLSPFGLPYWEKLLLDPFGSQRDVGYVVICPENEALLRGAKTFFKDLTAVYEACQLGQHRPICKTHPEGMLKVGTTEGRSMAEQPLSEWFLKMAARDGNNEAFNKLKLFAQVCRYDLAPYLSDQSLDSSLLSQRSPTVASSSSQTSSSSSTSSGPQSTNTTNSSTSSAQPAQVNSTPPSSSSGPQTIGGMASAKPSSYAPFGTAGVQGSTSQNGPQSNPQGPGGLGENGPSANQPQGPTETPESTMERDKVGKPTDGESHAVSFPPAIVVYIVDPFSYEDADREVHSSAYSLGLLRCYLEMLQFLPPHIRNAVSVQIIPCQYLLQPVHSGERHLYGQHLKSLAFSVFTQCRRPLPNSTNFKALTGFGPGLAIDMALKSPERPECLRLYTPPFILAPVKDKQTELGETFGEASQKYNVLFVGYCLSHDQRWLLASCTDQHGELLETCIISIDVPNRARRKKGSARRVGLQKLWEWCLGLVQVTSLPWRVVIGRLGRMGHGELRDWSILLSRRNLQSLSKRLKETCRMCGISAADTPSILSACLVAMEPQGSFVIMPDSVSTGSVFGRSTTLNMQTSQLSTPQDTSCTHILVFPTSAMVQVNTNTTEPIDINFNPINPDGSDGMGIFDLFDNDMVDPDLINILPNSPTTSPVHSPGSHYHQGGDGSKGQSADRMESHEEALNILQQPMALGYFISTAKAGPLPDWFWSACPQAQNQCPLFLKASLHLHVSSVQSDELLHSKHSHPLDSNHTSDVLRFVLEQYNALSWLTCDPATQDRRSCLPVHFVVLNQMYNFIMNML from the exons ATGAGTTCGTGCTTTGTACCAAACGGGGCCAGTTTGGAGGACTGCCACTCCAACCTATTTTGCTTG GCTGATTTGACTGGAATAAAATGGAGGCGTTTTGTGTGGCAAGGACCCACCTCTTCACCCATCCTATTCCCTGTGACTGAGGAGGACCCTATCCTGTGCAGTTTCAGCCGATGCCTGGTGGCAGATGTGCTGAGTGTGTGGAGAAGGCACCACACCCCAGGTCGCAGGGAGCTCTGGCTCTTCTGGTGGGGGGACGACCCTAGTTTTGCCGAGCTCATCCATAATGAGCTCTCAA GTGAAGAGGATGGCGAGTGGGAGAGCGGGCTGTCCTATGAGTGTCGTACACTTCTGTTCAAAGCCATCCACAACCTGCTGGAACGCTGTCTCATGAACCGCAGCTTTGTCCGCATTGGCAAGTGGTTTGTGAAGCCCTACCAGAAGGAGGAGAAGCCCATCAATAAAAG TGAGCACCTGTCGTGTGCCTTCACCTTCTTTGTACACGGCGACAGCAATGTGTGCACAAGCGTGGAGATCGCCCAGCATCAGCCTCTCCAGCGGCTGAGCGAGGAGCACCTCAGCCTCGCCCAGCAGAGTTCCAGCCCCTTGCAAG tCATCCTGAGCCCCTACGGCTTGAACGGGACCCTCACAGGCCAGGCCTTTAAGATGTCAGACCACCCTACCCAGAAGCTCATTGAGGAGTGGAGGCAGTTTTATCCCATCAGCCCCAGTCCCAAGGAGGTCCAGGAAGACAAGATGGAGGATACGGACTGGGAGGACGACTCGGTGGCTGCTGTGGAGGTCCTCGTCG CGGGAGTGAGGATGGTTTACCCTGCCTGCCTAGTGCTTATCCCCCTGTCGGACCTGCCTGCTGTGGTCCCCCAGGGCTCAGCCAACACCTCAGGAAGCCTGTGTGGCGCTCAGCAGGGCCAGGCTGCTCACAGAGACCCTGCCATGTCCTCTGTCACTCTAACTCCTCCAACGTCACCAGAGGAGGCTCAGACCG ATTATCAGCCTGCCCAGAGGTGGCTGAAATTGTCCTCTGCGTCTGACGGCTACAGCTCTAACAGCGGAGGTCTCCATGGGGGCAAAATCCCTCGCAGGCTGGCCAGCCAGGTGGTGGAGTCTGTGTGGCAGGAGTGCAACATCAACCGTGCCGAGAACAA GAGGAAGTTTTCTACCTTGACCAATGGGAcctgtgaggaggaggcagaCAAAACAGGACTTTGGGATTTTGTGGAGTCGACTCACAGGGCACATTGCAATTGCTCAAG GCATAAAAACCAGAAACAGCGATCCAGCAGCACCTCAGGACACCCACCTTCATCGGGGCAGCCCCCCCAGCCGGCCCCCAAGCACAAGTTGGGTGAGAAGTTGGAGAagggggagaagcagcagaagaggCCCCAGACGCCTTTTCACCACCGCAGCTCTGTGAGTGAGGAGCAGTCCCTAGAGCCGCAGGCCCAGAGGCTCTGTCTACGATCGCAGGACGAGGGATCCTATCCCAGCCTGCACCACGTGGACACAGCCCCCTCCAAAGCGCCTACGCTGCACACCCACGGCCCCCCTGCCGACCTGGCCGGCTCCCCCCAGCCCCCTCCTCTCAGCCCCCATCCCTGCGACCACGCAGAGGGCGACCCAGGTGCCATGAAGAGCTCTTCCACACCCATTCACCAACCCTTCTACCCCCCGTCAGTGGAGCCTTGTCTGCTGCCCCAGAAGGCCTCATCGGAGGAACCTCAGCTGGAGCCCATGTCTATGCCTGTGCCCTTCCCCCCGGCCTACACCGAGACCCTGGAGCCCACTGTGTTTGTGGGCTCAGCCATCAACCCCCATGAAGATTCCACCCACAACCCCTGGAAGTACTTCAATCTGCCGAGGAAGAAGGCGTCCGACTTCCTCACACCCCAGCTACCTGTGGACAAAATACGAGATGAttctggaggaggtggaggaacagACAGCGTGGTGTCTGTCACTGA GTTAATGTCGGGCTCCACGCAGCCCCTGAAGGTGTCTCAGGAGCTGGTTAAGACGTACGCCCAGCGGAGAAACAGCCATCTTGCCTCCGCCTCAGGAGACGGAGAGCACAGTGAAGAGCCAGACCCTTATGCCTTCGTAGAGGGAGACGAAGAGTTCAGCTTCACTGAGAAGAAGGACAAGgctggggcagagagagagggtggcaAGAAACACAAG GGTGACGATGTAATTGGGACTTCAGCTGATG ATGGCCAAGGATCCTCAGGCAGTAAACCTTCAGCCTCGACCAGCTTGATCCATGAGAACGACCTGGCTGTGTCCTTCAGTGACCTGGACAAAATCTTCAATTCTGATGAAGATGAGCTAGca CCTGGATCCAGAAGGGCTGGTGTTGGTACAGAGGACAAGTTTGGCTGTAAGGAAGCTAAACCAGCCACTTTGGATCCCCTGTCTTGCATAA GCTCAGCAGACCTGCACCAGATGTTtcccacccccccttccctgGAGCAGCACATCATAGGTTACTCTCCCATGAACCCCGGGGGCAAGGAGTACGGTAGCCTGGAAGCAGGGGCGGGCCTCAACCTGTTGGATGGCAGCCAGCTCAACAACCACTTTAAGATGGAGGTGGAAGAGGGTTTCTGCAGCCCTAAACCCTCTGAAATCAAG GACTTCTCTTTTGTGTACAAGCCGGAGGCATGTCAGCCATTCATAGGCTGTACCATGTATGCGCCTCTGAAGGCCCTGCCCAGCCAGTGTCTGTTGCCTATCAAGCTGCCAGAAGACTGTGTGTACACGCCCAGCTGGACCCTGGGCAAAATGGAACTGATACCCCCAGTGTCATCCATGACTCTCCTCACCAAAGACAG TAACATCCCCAGTGTGGAGCCAGACTACAGCCAGAGCTACACCCCTCAGACCCACACGCCCTTCATGTCCAACAGCGCCCCTCCCAGCAACAGCGGTGCAGGCATCCTGCCCTCCCCAGCCACGCCACGTTTCTCCGTCCCCACCCCTCGTACGCCTCGCACTCCACGGACCCCCCGCGGCCCATCCAGCGTCCAGGGCTCCCTCAAGTACGACAACTCTGACCTTTACTCACCcgcctccaccccctccacctgccGACCCCTCAGCTCAGTGGAGCCGGCCACTGTGCCCTCCATCCCCGAGGCTCACAGCCTCTACGTCACCCTCATCCTCTCCGAGTCGGTCATGAACCTCTTCAAGGACTGCAACTTCGACAGTTGCTGCGTGTGCGTCTGCAACATGAACATCCGGGGAGCCGACGTTGGGGTGTACCTCAATGACAACGGCGAGGCCCAGTATCCCTGCACTTGTGGCTTCAGCGCCGTCACCAACCGACGCTTTGGCCAATCCGCCGGTCTCTTCCTGGAGGACGAGCTGGATGTGGTGGGACGGGGCTCGGACGCCAGTCGGGACACAGAGCGGAGTTTCGAAGAACTGCGAGCTACATCCATGCACAAGGCTAGCAGCCTGAAGGAGAAGCCTCCAGATGAgctcattctgctgctgcaggaccAGTGCACCAACCCGTTTGCCCCTATGGCGGGTGTGGAGTATCCCAAGCCTGTGAGTGCAGCCCCCAGTTCTTTCCTGCGGGTTGAAGAGAGAGACTGTTATAATGACTGCTACATGGCGCTGGAGCATGGCAGGCAGTTCATGGACAATATGTCAGGAGGCAAAGTAGATGAAACACTAGTGAAAAGCACCTGTCTTCATCAATGGCCAAAACGCAAAT CTACAGATATGAGCAAGTTATTCTCTCAGGACGTCCTGCGGGTGTTGTTGTCCCTCCAGCCTGTGCTGCAGGACACCATTCAGAAAAAGAGGAGTGTGCGCTCCTGGGGCGTGCAGGGACCGCTCACCTGGCAACAGTTCCACAAGATGGCAGGGAGAGGATCCTATG GTACAGACGAGTCTCCAGAGCCCTTGCCCATCCCTACCTTTTTGGTGGGTTATGAGTATGATTTTGTGGTGCTGTCTCCCTTTGGGTTGCCCTACTGGGAGAAGCTTCTGCTCGATCCTTTTGGCTCCCAGAGGGATGTGGGATATGTTGTCATCTGCCCAGAGAATGAGGCTCTGCTCCGTGGAGCCAAGACCTTCTTCAAGGACCTGACTGCTGTGTATGAG GCATGCCAGCTTGGGCAGCACAGGCCCATCTGTAAGACTCACCCAGAGGGCATGTTGAAGGTCGGCACCACAGAGGGCAGGAGCATGGCAGAGCAGCCCCTTAGCGAATGGTTCCTTAAGATGGCTGCCAGAGACGGGAACAATGAAGCCTTTAATAAGCTCAAACTCTTTGCTCAAGTGTGCCGCTATGATCTGG CTCCATACCTGTCGGACCAGTCTCTGGACAGCTCTCTATTGTCCCAGCGCAGCCCCACtgtggcctcctcctcctcccagaccTCCAGCTCTTCCAGCACCTCCTCAGGACCCCAGAGCACCAACACTACCAACTCCAGCACCAGCTCTGCCCAGCCTGCCCAGGTCAACagcacccctccctcctcctcctcaggcccCCAGACCATTGGGGGAATGGCCTCGGCCAAGCCAAGCTCCTACGCCCCCTTTGGGACGGCAGGCGTGCAGGGCAGCACGTCTCAAAACGGACCCCAGTCAAACCCCCAGGGACCAGGGGGTTTGGGGGAAAACGGACCGTCTGCCAACCAGCCTCAGGGGCCCACTGAAACACCAGAGAG cacaatggagagagacaaagtgggCAAGCCAACAGACGGGGAGTCCCATGCTGTTTCTTTCCCGCCTGCCATCGTGGTGTACATCGTAGACCCCTTCAGCTACGAAGACGCAGACAGAGAGGTCCACTCAAGCGCCTACTCACTGGGTCTGCTGCGCTGCTACCTGGAGATGCTCCAGTTCCTGCCTCCTCACATCAGAAACGCTGTCTCCGTACAG atcaTTCCCTGCCAGTACCTGTTGCAGCCTGTGCACAGTGGGGAGCGGCACCTCTATGGCCAGCACCTCAAGTCCCTGGCCTTTTCCGTCTTCACTCAGTGTCGCCGGCCTCTGCCCAACTCCACCAACTTCAAGGCCCTGACTGGCTTTGGCCCCGGTCTTGCCATTGACATGGCACTCAAAAGCCCAGAG AGGCCTGAGTGTCTGCGTCTGTACACGCCCCCCTTCATCTTGGCGCCGGTGAAAGACAAGCAGACGGAGCTGGGGGAGACGTTCGGCGAGGCGTCCCAGAAGTACAACGTCCTGTTTGTAGGCTACTGCCTTTCCCATGACCAGCGCTGGCTGCTGGCCTCCTGCACTGACCAACATGGAGAACTGCTGGAGACCTGCATCATCAGTATCGATGTGCCCAACAG GGCTCGCAGGAAAAAGGGCTCAGCCAGGCGAGTGGGTTTGCAGAAGCTGTGGGAGTGGTGTCTCGGACTGGTGCAGGTGACCTCACTGCCATGGAGGGTCGTGATTGGACGGCTTGGCAGAATGGGCCACGGCGAGCTGAGAG ACTGGAGTATTCTGCTGAGCAGGAGGAACCTGCAGTCTCTCAGTAAGCGGCTGAAGGAGACATGTAGGATGTGTGGCATCTCTGCTGCTGACACTCCCAGCATCCTCAGCGCCTGCCTGGTTGCCATGGAGCCCCAGGGCTCCTTTGTCATCATGCCAG aTTCTGTGTCGACAGGTTCGGTGTTTGGTCGCAGCACCACGCTCAACATGCAGACGTCCCAGCTGAGTACGCCTCAGGACACATCTTGCACACACATCCTGGTGTTCCCCACCTCAGCCATGGTGCAGGTCAACACTAACACCACCGAGCCCATTGACATCAACTTCAATCCCATCAATCCTG
- the c18h3orf33 gene encoding protein C3orf33 homolog isoform X2: MPETISDTERQTDEAKDRNKPAHNIVSVISQFADDNLTFVRNISTGLAIVGVIVIARSIKLITKFEAVSEIPARFIERNVSLRGKVKTITEKGLEVEHVPIYLPVLSPLLSKQKGVCASWLAVRLAGVELTPEGRGWLEKNLAPAQIVWLKLISREENILHCLVSRSKGSIWSSYMNEEVLRLGLARTAPICGVPPDSRLYWRLHKRLLKAEGKAERKGRGLWKEDGLRERATKAVRDNALFRLIRRLFKRT, from the exons ATGCCGGAGACTATcagtgacacagagagacaaactgacGAAGCAAAGGACAGAAATAAGCCGGCTCATAACATCGTGTCTGTAATATCTCAGTTCGCCGACGATAATTTAACATTTGTGCGG AACATCAGCACTGGACTGGCAATTGTTGGTGTTATTGTAATAGCAAGGAGTATCAAACTG ATCACCAAGTTTGAAGCTGTATCTGAGATCCCTGCCCGTTTTATTGAGAGGAACGTCAGCCTTCGTGGGAAAGTtaaaaccatcacagagaaAGGACTAGAAGTGGAGCATGTCCCAATTTATCTGCCAGTCCTCTCTCCAttactttcaaaacaaaagg GTGTGTGCGCGTCCTGGTTGGCGGTGCGTCTGGCAGGAGTGGAGCTGACTCCAGAGGGGAGGGGCTGGCTGGAGAAGAACCTGGCTCCCGCGCAAATCGTCTGGCTGAAACTGATCAGCCGTGAGGAGAACATACTCCACTGTCTGGTGTCTCGCAGCAAG ggGTCGATATGGAGCAGCTATATGAATGAAGAGGTGCTCCGGCTCGGTCTGGCACGCACTGCGCCTATCTGTGGAGTCCCGCCAGACTCTCGCCTCTACTGGCGTCTCCACAAACGGCTGCTCAAGGCGGAGGGTAAAGCTGAGAGGAAGGGGCGAGGACTGTGGAAGGAGGACGGCCTACGGGAGAGGGCCACAAAGGCTGTGAGGGACAACGCATTATTCAGACTCATAAGGAGGCTCTTTAAGAGGACTTGA
- the c18h3orf33 gene encoding protein C3orf33 homolog isoform X1 codes for MPETISDTERQTDEAKDRNKPAHNIVSVISQFADDNLTFVRNISTGLAIVGVIVIARSIKLITKFEAVSEIPARFIERNVSLRGKVKTITEKGLEVEHVPIYLPVLSPLLSKQKGVCASWLAVRLAGVELTPEGRGWLEKNLAPAQIVWLKLISREENILHCLVSRSKQGSIWSSYMNEEVLRLGLARTAPICGVPPDSRLYWRLHKRLLKAEGKAERKGRGLWKEDGLRERATKAVRDNALFRLIRRLFKRT; via the exons ATGCCGGAGACTATcagtgacacagagagacaaactgacGAAGCAAAGGACAGAAATAAGCCGGCTCATAACATCGTGTCTGTAATATCTCAGTTCGCCGACGATAATTTAACATTTGTGCGG AACATCAGCACTGGACTGGCAATTGTTGGTGTTATTGTAATAGCAAGGAGTATCAAACTG ATCACCAAGTTTGAAGCTGTATCTGAGATCCCTGCCCGTTTTATTGAGAGGAACGTCAGCCTTCGTGGGAAAGTtaaaaccatcacagagaaAGGACTAGAAGTGGAGCATGTCCCAATTTATCTGCCAGTCCTCTCTCCAttactttcaaaacaaaagg GTGTGTGCGCGTCCTGGTTGGCGGTGCGTCTGGCAGGAGTGGAGCTGACTCCAGAGGGGAGGGGCTGGCTGGAGAAGAACCTGGCTCCCGCGCAAATCGTCTGGCTGAAACTGATCAGCCGTGAGGAGAACATACTCCACTGTCTGGTGTCTCGCAGCAAG cagggGTCGATATGGAGCAGCTATATGAATGAAGAGGTGCTCCGGCTCGGTCTGGCACGCACTGCGCCTATCTGTGGAGTCCCGCCAGACTCTCGCCTCTACTGGCGTCTCCACAAACGGCTGCTCAAGGCGGAGGGTAAAGCTGAGAGGAAGGGGCGAGGACTGTGGAAGGAGGACGGCCTACGGGAGAGGGCCACAAAGGCTGTGAGGGACAACGCATTATTCAGACTCATAAGGAGGCTCTTTAAGAGGACTTGA